From the genome of Eublepharis macularius isolate TG4126 chromosome 12, MPM_Emac_v1.0, whole genome shotgun sequence, one region includes:
- the LOC129338469 gene encoding mucin-5B-like, protein MELGGKLTGPLLSALAGTNLCLLEADQLRQISPESIRHAEKLDISSCSQGKKDILYETARSAFASQEGTSAYYPLIQPYLGGAPVEDLKKLARSQVAMDINTFTNLKPEELKALSVQDVKDLLGVHLTDLKDAEAHPSVALWIRSHFQSELDTLGIGLRGGMMAPPSTTSTAAGASGATKPHGTSIAVAPAISSAASAGSAGSVATISGVNAATFSGAALTGLSPSTLATAVDSHTAPPSEATLTAGETSTPLETTNTALPTVSIHPKAAIPTTVRAPVASTATDISTTAAAHHITANGTILPAVARGINLTPSVNTTAAPNYITTNETIVPTVATHMNVTTSVNTRAASSNVTSNGTVLPTIATHTNVIGTTSNITHTSYARVSAVSASATMSTTPNVTVSASSERPSAPPIPLSNATTLVYLSTAMTASEELPAASSRTTARGAETPHETSLPAGPGPLRTTIAAASKRGTTRTAPPKAYPTPNGYINVRPLSASASSLSLSCLLLMPSLAVGLSVLRRLF, encoded by the exons ATGGAACTGGGGGGCAAGCTCACAGGCCCATTGCTTAGCGCGCTGGCAGGCACGAACCTCTGCCTCCTGGAGGCAGATCAGCTAAGGCAGATCAGCCCCGAATCAATCAG GCATGCAGAGAAATTAGACATTTCCTCTTGTTCCCAAGGCAAAAAAGACATCCTGTATGAAACTGCCCGGTCTGCCTTTGCCAGCCAGGAAGGAACTTCTGCCTATTACCCCTTAATTCAGCCATATCTAG GTGGAGCACCTGTGGAAGATCtgaaaaagctggctagatccCAGGTTGCAATGGATATCAATACTTTCACTAACTTGAAGCCAGAGGAATTAAAG GCTTTGAGTGTGCAGGACGTGAAAGATTTGCTCGGGGTCCATTTGACTGATCTGAAAGACGCTGAAGCCCACCCTTCTGTAGCTTTGTGGATCAGGAGCCACTTCCAGTCTGAGCTGGACACTCTTGGGATTGGTCTCCGAGGAGGGATGATGGCCCCACCCTCAACCaccagcacagcagccggggCCTCCGGGGCCACGAAACCCCACGGCACTTCAATAGCCGTCGCGCCAGCCATCTCCTCGGCAGCCTCCGCTGGGTCTGCTGGGAGCGTTGCAACGATCTCAGGCGTAAATGCTGCAACGTTCTCCGGCGCCGCCCTCACGGGGCTTTCCCCAAGCACGCTGGCTACTGCTGTGGACTCCCATACAGCTCCGCCCTCCGAAGCCACTCTCACTGCGGGTGAAACATCCACTCCCCTTGAGACCACCAACACGGCTCTTCCTACTGTCAGCATACATCCCAAAGCTGCCATCCCCACCACCGTGAGGGCTCCAGTTGCCTCCACTGCCACGGACATCAGCACCACGGCAGCTGCCCACCACATCACAGCCAATGGCACAATTCTTCCAGCTGTTGCCAGAGGCATCAACCTGACTCCCTCGGTCAACACTACAGCAGCACCCAACTACATCACAACAAATGAGACAATTGTTCCAACAGTTGCCACCCACATGAACGTAACTACCTCCGTCAACACCAGAGCAGCTTCCAGCAACGTCACATCGAATGGGACAGTTCTTCCGACCATTGCCACGCATACCAATGTAATTGGCACCACCAGTAATATCACTCACACTTCTTATGCGAGGGTATCTGCAGTGAGTGCCAGTGCCACAATGTCCACCACACCCAACGTGACCGTGAGCGCCTCTTCTGAAAGGCCTTCGGCGCCACCCATCCCTCTGTCGAATGCTACCACCCTGGTGTATCTCAGCACAGCCATGACGGCGAGTGAAGAACTGCCAGCTGCTTCCAGCAGGACAACTGCCCGTGGGGCTGAAACTCCCCACGAAACATCTCTCCCCGCTGGCCCTGGCCCACTGCGCACAACAATCGCTGCAGCGTCCAAGAGGGGGACCACCCGCACAGCACCACCGAAAGCGTATCCGACACCAAATGGCTACATCAACGTTAGGCCTCTAAGCG CCTCAGCTTCCTCCCTGTCTCTCAGCTGCCTTCTTCTGATGCCGTCCCTCGCTGTTGGACTCTCAGTTCTCAGGAGGCTTTTCTGA